ACTCCATTTTAGATGTAGACTAAAAACTCTGATTCTGCCATCTGGACACAAAAAGCTTCTTTTATCCAAAGTCTTTTTAATTCTTTCTGGAGAATCTGGAGAACATTCAATCCCTAAATTTTTAAAATCGAACCCACCATCTAACCAACTTGATACTTTCGAGTTAAGACGAATCAACTTTTTTAGCAAATTATTGAATCTCATATCACCAACAGAAATTCTATATAGTTGCTCTTTAGCATTGTCACAAAAAAATAATTGAGGGAAAATTTCCGAAACTTTATCAAGGAAGTCTTCCATAGATTCAATCTCTTTTTTTAAAGCCAAGTATATCTTCATTTCTACGTCGAATTGCTGAATTGAATTAGGCGAATAAATATTCGGTATAGTTTCATTTAAAGCTACTTCTTCACCATTATATATTCGAATTGCCAAGAAGACTCTTTCCCAGTATTTTTGAAAAACAAAGCCAATAGCAATAGATTGCGATAAATAAGCACCGAAAATACCTAGCGAAATTTTATATGATTTATCTTCTAGCTCAACCTCAACCTTTGTATCAATAAATTCCGATACTATTTTTTCCCTTTTCTCATCAATAAATGGTTTAACAGAAACACCTAATAAGAGAGTTCGCAAATTATCACGGCGACCATCATAAATCCAGTTTTTTAAAGAATAGTCTTCGGAAAGAAGAATTTCATCTAATCCTTTCGCAAATCGAATCTTTGTGAACCCATATTTAGAAGAAGACTGAAACGTCTTTATAAATTGAATCATCCCCTCGTTAATTTTATCCTTTAAAATAACGCTATTCCCTAAAGATAGTTCGTTGAAATAAATATCCATATCAAATCAACTTTAGTAACTGGTTATTCCACTCATCTAAAAAATTCTCAGGATAATTACTCAAATTTCCCTCACGATCAACCTTAATATTTGTAATTTCAGAATATTGTTCTGAGTCATAATCAGTCCTATTAAAAAACAGGACATTCACATCTCTATGATTAACCTTATTTTCTTTAACGGACACCCTGATACCGTTGACTATATGGTCACTATGTGTCTCAATAATCAATTGAGAGCCATTTGCTGAGCATAGCGCGAGGAGTTTTCCTAATTCTGCTTGCCCTCGAGGATGGACATGAGATTCAGGATTTTCGATTATGAGAATATCTTCTGTTTTGGAAGATAAAAGCATTGTGATTACAGGCAGAGTATAACTTAACCCAAATCCAACATTTTGTGGTTTAAATCTAGAAGTAAAACCATCCTTGGTTTCGAATTGATAATCTAGAAGTATATTTTCCGTTCCTGGAATTTCAGTTGTGTTTAGTTTAACTCCAGGACTAATTTCAGATAGCCAAGCTTCTACTTGATGTATAAGAATTTCAGACTTCGCTTTCGGATGTAAAAGCAAGGTAGGAGTCAATTTTTTGTTTCCAAATGTATGCAAAAAATGCGTAGCGTATTCCCCAGAATTTCCAAGTTGCTTCAAATTATTGACGACTCCAAAAGAGGTTTTATAAATACTTCGAGGACTTATCCTTTCGGCATTTAAATATTTAAGATTGTCATTAAATAATGAATATGTCGCTAATTCGGTGCTTGAAATTCTAAAATTTGAATGTAAAACTTGACTTTCTGAATCGTAATCGAAGTGCCAATTGAAACTTACATCATCCACAAATTTCACTCCAATATTGATAGTTTCCTCACTTGCGAACTGATAAAGTGCGTCTCTACCTTTTCCTATATCTACAAATTGGTTAGCTAAAGATAGTTCTCCTTCACTTAATCTACGACTTGCATTCAACGATAAAATAACCTGTATAAAGGAGGATTTACCCATTCCATTTAATCCCGTTAATACATTAAGACGGCTGAGTTTTATTGATTTTTCTTTAATTGACTTAAAATTTTTAATACTTAATTCAGTAATCATTTTTTCAGAATCTCATTTATTAGGGATTTAATTTTGTCAAACCGGCGTTTAACACGAGTTTCATCTCCTGTTGCATTTGTAATACTTGCTACAAATTGTAAATCTAATTTACATAAATTAGAAAAAGAATCCATTAATTTAGTTTTATAATTTTCAAGTTTTAATAATTCGGCTGGATCTAATTTTGAAAGTAGAACACTCCAAACCTCAAAAAGAGGCTTATTTACTTTGGATCGTCTTTCAGGATAATGACTCGCTTTGCGAAATGCCCAATCACCAAATATTCGATTTGAAGCATCCATGGCTTTTTCGAAATCTAAAGTAATCTCTAATAATTCGTGCTCAGTTAAATTTTTAAGCTTTGATAGACCAGAATTCATAAAACTATCTAAATCTGGTCGGTAATTCTCATATCCGTGAAGGTAAAATGAAACAAATCTTGAAATTAGTTCTCGATCCATCATTCTTTTTGTTGGAATAGAATTTAAAGTTGCAGTTTTAAATGAATTTGAATTCGCCAATTCTTCAATGAATTTTGCGGGAACTCCTTGATTTAGAGCATGGCGAATTTCCTGAGGTTCCAAAATCAGACCACCGGTGTTAATTCGTTTAAAAATGTTATACATAACTTCTGGAGGGGTTCCTGGATTTGTTATATAGGCGACTACTTGAGTTTCTTCAATTTTCCTTTGAAGAGTTCGATTTAATTGATCAAATGTTTTTCCATTTAATTTTGTTAAGAATTCTAATCCTGTTAACTTCAAAGTCTTTGCTATCGCAAAATTTCTTAGTGTACTCAATCTCTGTAATCCATCAATTACAACCCACTTGTTATCATCAGAACCATCAAAATAGAAGGCAGGTAACGGAAAGCTGATCAAAATTGATTCGATCAGTCTGCTTTGCTTGATATCATCCCAAAGATTATCCTTTCTTTGAAAATCGGGAAATAAATCAATTTCGCTAGGATTTGCAGACAGCCTTTTAATCAAAATGTCAATCGATGGCTGTTTGGTGATAATATCTATGTTTTTCGGATCAAATGGGTGCTTTAATAGTGCACCGGAAGACATATCTTCATCTTCTATATCAGAACTAACGTCTTCTTTAGTTGTATCTTTCTTAATTTTTGTCATTCCAGTTAGAAGTATGATCTATCCTACATTACAAATAAACCAGTTGAAAACTATCTTTTACAGATTAAACTATAAAAAGTATAGGCATTTTTATTTAACCCAGCCCTTCCATCCCCGAACATAAAAAAAGCCTCACATCTTTCGACGTAAGGCTTCTCCCAACAAATGTATACGACATGTAAATGAACAAACAGTGCTAATCTATACATACACGATCGTAATCGTGTATATTGTAATATGGTCAAGCCGATCGAGCGATTAGTATCACTTGGCTGAATCCATTACTGAACTTACACCTGTGACCTATCAACCAGGTCGTCTGCCTGGACTCTTCAGGGAGATCTTATCTTCAGGTGGGCTTCCCACTTATATGCTTTCAGCGGTTATCCCGACCGAACGTAGCTACTCTGCCATGCCACTGGTGTGACAACAGATGCACTAGAGGTTCGTCCAACCCGGTCCTCTCGTACTAGGGTCAGCTCCCGTCAAATCTCCAACGCCTGCGATGGATAGGGACCGAACTGTCTCACGACGTTCTGAACCCAGCTCGCGTACCGCTTTAAATGGCGAACAGCCATACCCTTGGGACCTGCTTCAGCCCCAGGATGCGACGAGCCGACATCGAGGTGCCAAACCGCGTCGTCGATATGGACTCTTGGACGCGATCAGCCTGTTATCCCCGGAGTACCTTTTATCCGTTGAGCGATGGCCCTT
The sequence above is drawn from the Leptospira sp. WS4.C2 genome and encodes:
- a CDS encoding DUF3696 domain-containing protein, with amino-acid sequence MITELSIKNFKSIKEKSIKLSRLNVLTGLNGMGKSSFIQVILSLNASRRLSEGELSLANQFVDIGKGRDALYQFASEETINIGVKFVDDVSFNWHFDYDSESQVLHSNFRISSTELATYSLFNDNLKYLNAERISPRSIYKTSFGVVNNLKQLGNSGEYATHFLHTFGNKKLTPTLLLHPKAKSEILIHQVEAWLSEISPGVKLNTTEIPGTENILLDYQFETKDGFTSRFKPQNVGFGLSYTLPVITMLLSSKTEDILIIENPESHVHPRGQAELGKLLALCSANGSQLIIETHSDHIVNGIRVSVKENKVNHRDVNVLFFNRTDYDSEQYSEITNIKVDREGNLSNYPENFLDEWNNQLLKLI
- a CDS encoding DUF262 domain-containing protein — encoded protein: MTKIKKDTTKEDVSSDIEDEDMSSGALLKHPFDPKNIDIITKQPSIDILIKRLSANPSEIDLFPDFQRKDNLWDDIKQSRLIESILISFPLPAFYFDGSDDNKWVVIDGLQRLSTLRNFAIAKTLKLTGLEFLTKLNGKTFDQLNRTLQRKIEETQVVAYITNPGTPPEVMYNIFKRINTGGLILEPQEIRHALNQGVPAKFIEELANSNSFKTATLNSIPTKRMMDRELISRFVSFYLHGYENYRPDLDSFMNSGLSKLKNLTEHELLEITLDFEKAMDASNRIFGDWAFRKASHYPERRSKVNKPLFEVWSVLLSKLDPAELLKLENYKTKLMDSFSNLCKLDLQFVASITNATGDETRVKRRFDKIKSLINEILKK